From one Candidatus Zixiibacteriota bacterium genomic stretch:
- a CDS encoding diacylglycerol kinase family protein, translating into MTRTRHQKEKNRHYALFLNRKASGFQARTIEKLTKAIRQAGAYYTIHEPDSAMTLLKQAQQVKQLHATAAAGSPAVRGRGDITALVACGGDGTVNLVARAASELDLPVGVLPLGQFNNIARHLYGELTPDTAVAKIVKADYRTFDIATAADQPFIGAVALGFVPELARTMEGKKLPRFGLGWSQLGAKAAANVQMTKSIIRVDAFRFEVTPVMINIHLLPYAAALPFSPASLTDDNQLEVAFDVGTKVGDFSAITRLIYKKKFLFGDELRMYRGHEVTIQPTKGKTLYLDGELIPLPTNFVSIKMTDRKVKLFC; encoded by the coding sequence ATGACCCGTACCAGACACCAGAAAGAAAAAAACCGCCACTACGCCCTGTTCCTGAACCGAAAGGCCTCTGGTTTCCAGGCCCGGACAATTGAAAAGCTGACCAAGGCCATCCGCCAGGCAGGAGCCTACTACACCATTCACGAGCCGGACTCGGCCATGACCCTCCTCAAGCAGGCACAGCAGGTGAAACAACTCCACGCCACGGCTGCCGCCGGCTCTCCCGCAGTTCGCGGACGCGGTGACATCACGGCACTGGTCGCGTGTGGCGGCGATGGCACTGTCAATCTGGTAGCACGAGCCGCCTCGGAGCTTGACCTCCCGGTCGGCGTGTTGCCGCTGGGCCAGTTCAACAATATCGCTCGCCATCTCTACGGCGAGCTAACACCAGATACGGCCGTTGCCAAAATTGTCAAAGCCGACTACCGCACATTCGATATCGCCACCGCCGCCGACCAGCCGTTCATTGGCGCGGTCGCGCTTGGTTTTGTTCCGGAACTGGCCAGGACCATGGAAGGTAAAAAACTGCCGCGCTTCGGACTCGGATGGTCCCAGCTTGGCGCCAAAGCGGCCGCCAACGTGCAAATGACCAAGAGCATTATCCGGGTCGATGCTTTCCGCTTCGAAGTCACCCCGGTCATGATCAACATTCACCTGCTGCCGTATGCCGCCGCGCTGCCATTCTCTCCCGCATCGCTGACCGATGACAACCAGTTGGAGGTGGCGTTTGATGTCGGCACCAAAGTGGGAGATTTTTCCGCCATCACGCGTTTAATCTACAAGAAGAAGTTTCTGTTCGGCGACGAACTACGCATGTACCGTGGCCACGAAGTGACCATCCAGCCGACCAAGGGGAAAACGCTCTACCTCGACGGCGAGCTGATTCCGCTCCCCACCAATTTCGTATCGATCAAGATGACAGACCGCAAGGTCAAACTGTTTTGCTGA
- a CDS encoding DUF5683 domain-containing protein, protein MWRLASILPLALIASIAVRAADSTLVKPDHPDTVLYVPIPDSSASVQVTNAVNFEGRLTQNPTAALFKSMFVPGLGQLGNRRYVKAAAVVGLQVWFVSSAIHYGSQASDLKAEFNSTPLSDKDTRNFWHAKYEEKAKARNKYIWFAGITTFVSMFDAYVDAHLSGAPTAHRNEKLSFDFTSPTGDGVGATLAYRF, encoded by the coding sequence ATGTGGCGCCTGGCGTCAATCCTCCCGTTAGCTCTGATAGCATCGATCGCTGTCCGTGCTGCCGATTCAACTCTTGTCAAACCTGATCACCCGGATACGGTTCTGTATGTCCCGATCCCGGACAGTTCCGCCTCGGTGCAGGTGACCAACGCGGTGAATTTCGAAGGACGTCTCACGCAGAACCCAACCGCCGCGTTGTTCAAGTCGATGTTTGTGCCTGGTCTGGGTCAGCTCGGCAACCGGCGGTATGTCAAAGCCGCGGCAGTCGTGGGGCTGCAAGTCTGGTTTGTCAGTTCGGCGATCCATTATGGCAGTCAGGCATCGGACTTGAAGGCTGAATTCAATAGCACGCCGTTGAGCGACAAGGATACCCGCAATTTCTGGCACGCCAAATACGAGGAGAAAGCGAAAGCGCGGAACAAGTATATCTGGTTTGCCGGGATTACGACGTTTGTGTCGATGTTCGATGCCTATGTCGATGCCCACTTATCCGGCGCCCCCACCGCCCACCGCAACGAGAAGCTTTCGTTTGACTTCACGTCCCCAACGGGTGACGGCGTGGGAGCGACGCTGGCGTATCGATTTTAG